One window of Candidatus Neomarinimicrobiota bacterium genomic DNA carries:
- a CDS encoding LuxR C-terminal-related transcriptional regulator, giving the protein MIKVNRKKDTAIQSHFPCFTDDEVTICKEIRRGFSAESIAKRLNMTIRTVETRKRKIREKMGLKKEETIITALYLLEINHQ; this is encoded by the coding sequence ATGATAAAAGTAAATCGAAAAAAAGATACCGCCATACAGAGTCACTTCCCTTGTTTCACCGACGATGAAGTAACGATTTGCAAGGAAATACGCCGTGGATTTTCCGCAGAAAGTATTGCAAAAAGACTAAACATGACAATCAGAACCGTAGAAACCCGAAAAAGAAAAATCCGGGAGAAAATGGGTTTGAAAAAGGAAGAAACAATCATAACAGCTCTATATTTATTAGAAATAAATCATCAATAA
- a CDS encoding tail fiber protein, which yields MISNTIKPLLIIILLASTVFAQTFSVQGVLRDPQGNTLDEGHYDITLKLYEQAEGTDAIWEEVQTDIHVLHGVFDLDVGSVTPLTGISFTATYYLGLTIEYDPEMVPRFELLKAPSALSVGGAENMVPSLGNIGIGTTDPQAGLHIVTYESDDNLIKVESESGKGIKVDSFGDLYLEGGAVIKFADGTELSSSILDEPATALKSNGDVTFRTDADMDGNGRLEFIIHDSLQLKISEDDGVSTSGVTIGGSYPGTMVMFAGITPPDGWLLCDGTEYNTAEYPMLYNMIGATYGSGAGTFMVPDMRGKGDMGYDAANVKFDALGETGGEETHTLTVDEMPEHSHYSPAQGESTNYLGEHNHTDDNPQNDYYFFHVWGEQAEFSSGEAPFSYIEDNMVNSDDSWANHTYTSTAPNHSHTLSFPTQTTDSKGGDTGYNIMHSYLTMNYIIKY from the coding sequence ATGATCTCAAATACAATTAAACCACTTTTAATTATTATTTTGCTGGCCAGCACCGTCTTTGCACAAACCTTTTCCGTTCAGGGAGTCTTGCGTGACCCCCAGGGCAATACCCTGGATGAAGGTCATTACGACATCACCCTAAAGTTGTATGAACAAGCCGAAGGCACGGATGCCATTTGGGAGGAAGTCCAAACGGATATTCATGTTTTGCACGGTGTCTTTGATTTAGATGTTGGTTCCGTTACCCCTTTAACGGGTATTTCATTTACAGCGACCTATTATCTCGGGCTTACCATTGAATACGACCCGGAAATGGTACCCAGATTTGAACTCTTGAAGGCTCCCTCGGCATTGTCTGTGGGTGGTGCGGAAAATATGGTTCCATCTCTTGGAAATATCGGCATTGGCACAACTGATCCCCAAGCCGGATTACATATTGTAACGTATGAATCTGACGACAACTTGATTAAGGTTGAAAGCGAAAGCGGTAAAGGAATAAAAGTAGATTCTTTTGGTGATTTATATTTGGAAGGCGGTGCCGTCATCAAATTTGCTGATGGAACTGAATTGTCCAGTTCTATTCTTGACGAACCAGCGACGGCTCTTAAATCCAATGGTGATGTAACCTTTAGGACAGATGCAGACATGGATGGGAACGGGCGTTTGGAATTTATTATTCATGATTCATTACAGCTAAAAATTAGCGAAGATGATGGTGTCTCTACCTCCGGGGTTACGATTGGCGGTTCTTATCCTGGAACAATGGTTATGTTTGCCGGCATTACCCCACCGGATGGCTGGTTACTATGCGACGGGACTGAATACAACACCGCAGAATATCCTATGTTATACAATATGATTGGAGCAACTTACGGATCTGGTGCAGGTACTTTTATGGTACCAGACATGCGAGGCAAAGGAGACATGGGCTACGATGCCGCCAATGTTAAATTTGATGCATTAGGCGAAACCGGCGGGGAAGAAACCCACACCCTAACAGTAGATGAAATGCCGGAACACAGTCATTATTCTCCAGCACAAGGTGAATCAACAAATTACTTGGGTGAACATAATCATACTGATGATAACCCTCAGAACGATTATTATTTTTTTCATGTGTGGGGGGAACAAGCAGAATTCTCCAGTGGTGAAGCTCCTTTTTCGTATATAGAAGATAATATGGTCAATTCAGATGATAGCTGGGCTAATCATACTTATACTTCTACTGCACCAAATCATTCGCATACCTTAAGTTTTCCCACCCAAACCACCGACTCAAAAGGTGGTGATACCGGTTATAATATTATGCATTCTTATCTTACGATGAATTACATCATTAAATACTAG
- a CDS encoding tetratricopeptide repeat protein gives MSGLPVIFLLSFVISLHAEKQADKINPEAMLDSIIIMKESQPDDALRKAFYILVEFAKADLPDSIIAETHLEIASILNKQGLQVQSMEYYISALDYYNNAGRILETGWFYNDIGNIYFQQGMYGKAQQHYQKAREIFIEREELYPEATIVNNLALIAIEKDDFNKAMILFNEALELRVRYGKQPYLIAHSYNYIGGLYLRMGQMKAAMAYYQKVIDIGITEGAGNSRGLSLQAMGDIYFKMDEQQTAIEHFRLAEESFISDYNPKYLAELYIRLAEIYETEGVADSAEKYLNKALPIVEQHRFVKLNITVLNQLIELNEDLGKQEKILSYYEQLNHAIQSRYKTELRHSLEQVEIQLELSMHKQKLGEKETQLNTTKQQRNFAIITGFLLFLLIWMLYRRYEQNKKLTEKERQIASDKQKAISEQLDLKKKELVNKAMCLVQKNDLISNVNHEIHYLYDILDAKKEDHLFNSLYSLTDSTLHSEEDWISFEEQFSTIFPSFFGKLSKEYPMLKAKDIKFCAYLKLDMSTNDIAKLMGISIRSVESRRYRLRKKMKLTKGNNLSHLIKDM, from the coding sequence GTGAGCGGATTACCAGTCATATTCTTACTTTCTTTCGTCATATCCTTGCACGCGGAAAAACAAGCAGACAAAATCAATCCTGAAGCCATGCTGGATTCCATAATCATTATGAAAGAATCCCAACCGGATGATGCTCTGCGGAAAGCTTTTTATATACTGGTAGAATTTGCCAAAGCAGATTTACCGGATAGTATTATTGCCGAAACTCATCTTGAAATAGCAAGCATTCTTAATAAACAAGGACTGCAAGTACAATCCATGGAATATTATATAAGTGCTCTTGACTATTATAATAATGCCGGGCGTATTCTGGAAACAGGGTGGTTTTATAATGATATTGGGAATATTTATTTTCAGCAGGGAATGTATGGCAAGGCACAACAACATTATCAAAAAGCCCGTGAGATATTTATTGAAAGGGAAGAGCTGTACCCGGAAGCGACCATTGTTAACAATCTTGCTCTTATTGCCATAGAAAAAGATGATTTTAATAAGGCAATGATTCTTTTTAATGAAGCTCTGGAATTACGAGTACGATATGGGAAACAACCTTACCTCATTGCACATTCATATAACTATATAGGTGGTTTGTATCTCCGAATGGGACAGATGAAAGCAGCAATGGCGTATTATCAAAAAGTAATTGATATTGGGATTACGGAAGGTGCGGGAAATTCCAGAGGTTTGTCGCTTCAGGCTATGGGAGATATTTATTTTAAGATGGATGAGCAACAGACAGCTATTGAACATTTTCGGCTGGCGGAGGAGAGTTTCATCTCTGATTACAACCCAAAATATCTTGCAGAATTGTACATCCGGCTGGCGGAGATATATGAAACGGAAGGCGTGGCGGATTCTGCTGAAAAATATCTCAACAAAGCGCTTCCAATTGTAGAACAACATAGGTTTGTCAAACTAAATATTACGGTGTTAAATCAACTCATCGAATTGAATGAAGATTTGGGGAAGCAGGAAAAAATATTATCGTATTATGAGCAACTCAACCACGCGATCCAGTCGCGATATAAAACTGAACTTCGCCATTCCCTTGAACAGGTGGAAATACAGCTGGAACTTTCCATGCATAAACAGAAATTGGGGGAAAAAGAAACCCAGCTGAACACGACAAAGCAACAGCGTAATTTTGCAATAATTACCGGATTTTTACTCTTCTTACTTATATGGATGTTATACCGACGATACGAACAAAATAAGAAGCTAACAGAGAAAGAGAGACAAATTGCCAGTGATAAGCAGAAAGCGATCAGCGAACAGTTAGATTTAAAAAAGAAAGAGCTGGTTAATAAAGCGATGTGTTTGGTCCAAAAGAATGATCTTATTTCAAATGTCAATCATGAGATACATTATTTATATGATATTTTAGATGCTAAAAAGGAAGACCATCTATTTAATAGTCTATATTCATTGACCGATTCTACACTACATTCCGAAGAAGATTGGATCAGTTTTGAAGAACAATTTTCAACAATATTTCCTTCGTTTTTTGGAAAGCTATCCAAAGAATATCCCATGCTGAAAGCAAAAGATATTAAATTTTGTGCGTATTTAAAATTGGATATGAGCACGAATGATATTGCAAAACTTATGGGGATATCTATCCGAAGTGTTGAAAGCCGACGATACCGTCTTCGAAAAAAAATGAAATTGACAAAAGGAAATAATCTTTCACATTTGATAAAAGATATGTAA
- a CDS encoding four helix bundle protein gives MKKDNVVQQKSYSFALRIIKLYKYLTEEKREFVISKQILRSGTSIGANVEESLGGSSDKDFIHKLTIAYKEARETRYWLRLLRESEYLTPEMSDSILDECDELLKIIGSIQSTMKKKTRRITN, from the coding sequence ATGAAGAAGGATAATGTAGTTCAACAGAAATCGTATTCCTTTGCGTTGCGAATTATCAAATTGTATAAATATCTGACTGAAGAGAAACGGGAATTTGTAATATCAAAACAGATTTTACGCAGTGGAACTTCTATTGGAGCCAATGTTGAAGAGTCGCTGGGTGGTTCGTCAGACAAGGATTTTATCCATAAATTGACAATTGCATACAAAGAGGCAAGAGAAACTCGTTATTGGTTACGATTGCTTCGAGAGTCTGAATATTTAACACCTGAAATGTCGGATTCAATTCTTGATGAGTGTGATGAACTATTGAAAATCATTGGGAGTATTCAATCAACAATGAAGAAGAAAACGAGAAGAATTACGAATTAG